Genomic DNA from Ornithorhynchus anatinus isolate Pmale09 chromosome 14, mOrnAna1.pri.v4, whole genome shotgun sequence:
ttgttaagcacgtactaggtgctaagcactgtactcaacactggggtggatacaagcaaatggggttggatacaagcaaatggggttggacatggagctcacagctttaatcctcagtttacagatgagggaactgaggcacagaagttaggtGATGTGCCCAACGTGTCACAGTGcaacaagtggcggggcgggattagaacccaggtcctcctgactcccagacccatgctctaaccactagcccacgctgccccTCGTCATGTAATGTTTCCCCTATAATTTCAGCCCAAATTGTAAGGTTACAATACACGTCGGTCTTCAAAAGGAAGGTTGGTTTTTAAAGGTCCACATTTACCCCTGCGGGTATTAACACGTCCTAAAACGTCTCTGAAAATTATCTGTTCGCCACAGGGAACCCTAAGGTATCGGCTGAAAAAGCAGAGTTGAGAAAATGGTTGATACCTCCTCACATCTTTCACAGAATACGATCTTTGAGGTCTGTTTCTCTGTGTTAAAGATATTTGTGGTAATAGCCTCGTGGATTATTTATTTAGTCTATTTGGAAAGTTTATTCTGACCTGACGGTTTCATAAGTCACCTTGTTTGAGGTAGAGGCTCTCTGTGTTTTAGAAAGTAAGAGTCTGTCGGCTTTCCTGAATGGAAGAATTTTCTCCTTCAGACGCGATGTGGAAGGAATGCACTTTCCTGCCAGAGAATAAATGAAAAGGAGGACTGTCTTCTCGAAAACCTGCCTTCGAGACAGAAGTGCCGATTCAGGAAGGCTACACGCCGGCTCTTTATCGGTTCTCACGGACTGAATACTGATCATGTCGGGAGCGGGAAGCTCGAAGCCACGGGGTAAACTGCGGCTTAAAGaaatttttaggaaaaaaaaaccaggggACAGAAGGTAAACCTATTTTGAGATAGAACGCTTTTAAAATTACAGTTTGGAAACATAATTTAGAGAAAATCAAGTTTGGAACGTGTATTTACAGAGAAGCCCAAATTTTGGCAACACTTTTCTACCTTTGACAAAGCTCTGCATTTATTTGGGGATGATCCATGAATACGGATTGCTCGCCACTCTTGTAAAGAGGACACGCCTGTAATGAGTGATCTGTCGAATCGGGTCCAGGCAAAACCGCATGAAGTGAAAATGTGACAACTTTTTGGATAAACGGATCAATTCAGGAGTAAGACCTGATCATTCGAGCCTGAAGACAAGCGAGAAGACCTGCAGTTGATTACGAACTGCTTTTCGGAATCGACCGAAGCTTGTGAACTGATCGTCAGCCTAAAAGCTGAGGCTAGTACTCGCCCTTGGTAAAAGCCTACAAAGAGTCGATCCCGCCACTGAATAATTTCCTTGCCAAATGATGCGGGAACAGAGCTAATAACCCCTAATCCAGAAACCTAGTCTCTCTTCTAGGAGGCAGAGTGAAGCAACATGTCATCCACTGTCAAATCTGATCTCTTCGGCTCTGAGCCCTGGATTTACCCCAGATAATCCTAACTTCTGATAATCCTATCGATGCCACGTCCAGGCCGCGCTTACCTCGAAAGGTGAGAAGGATCCCAAGAAGCCATGTGGTCTCAGGGAACGAGTACGGACCCGGGAGTCCCTGCGTCCCTACCCGCCGCTCACTCATCTGAGCTCCGTGGCCCCGAGGGGACGtggctggcagggatgagaagGTGCAACTGGCAGAGTCCAAGCCCCTAGCGTGGCTGACCCGAGGCTCCGGGGAGGCCAACACCTGCATCTGGCTTGGACACCGACGTTTGAAAGCACAGCCCTGGAAAGGAACGTGATAGGAAGAGAGGCTACAAAAAATTAGagtaaaacaataacaaaaaaatcccaaagaaCAGACAATGACGCTACAAAAGATTAAAACAGCAGCCCAGTTAGCCTTAAGCCAATGGAAGGATTCAGCCTAGATCTGGCAATTTTACTGAGAGTTTAGCCTTTTCTTACACAaggcaatctctctccctctccctttctctctctcacacacacacaccacatacacacaaacacacgtttTGCTTCAACTGGCTTCATTTCCATGGGCCTGTATTCAAAATTTCAGACTGGTTAAAAATTCATCTTACAAAATATCCATCTCACCATTTCTGCGTCCATTAGTCACCACTAAATCTGAAGGCAGATCTGACTTTTTCTGAATAATAGCAGGCAACAGCACCAGAACAGGTTATTGCCCACACCAACCTATAATTTTCCACCTAAATCCTAAACCCATCATGAAATAAACACATGATTTAAAGGACACATCACGTCACCAAAAGCTTCATATCATTTTATtgagaaatataaataaataacttcagTTTGGATAGAGCTTTTCGatttttcaaagcactttaaCTCATTACTCCTCCCAAAATCCCTGTGAGGCAGGTGGTATTCCCagaatacagatgagaaaactgagacccagaggagttgaGCAACATGAACAAGCCAGGACTGAGACTAAGACCATCACCTTCTCAGATATCCTGTCCTCTTGTCCACACCGTCTACCAGTCTTTCAGAATCGTTTCGATTCTCAATCTTCACAGGAGGCAGGTTATTAAAAATTAGAGGTAAAGGGGTTAGAAAGCAGTACCCATGGATCTTCTGCTCAAGTTCCCTCATGTCCCAGTGTCATGGGCGTTTAACAAGTAGTTACTCTCCAGGGTTGTTTTAAGTGGTTGAGTTTTCAACTCAGCCCTTTGTCACAATGCTGAAATGTACACCTAAGGAAACAACTTTTCGTTTCTACGGAATAAAAGTCTAAGAGCATGAAGGCACATCTATCTGTCTGGATGCTACAATATTAACTTGTCTGATTTCCTTTTAAGGAATTGCACTTGGGATAaaatgttcccctggcctaaaatttACAATATAAAATTAGTAATGTGACTAACAAACCACATATCTACCCTGGAGATATCAACAATTAAAACACTACATtcaaattaatttccattttcaaaattaTTTCATCTTTAACCTTCCAGACCTATACTCTTAATCCTGGACTGATGCTCTAAACTCTTCACAACATCTGTCAGATGTTCTTCGtcttggaaaaaatatatatataagtgccttTCCATTTGCTGCAGTTTATCAGTCTCCAAAATTCTTCTCTTGGCCTTGACATCAGCAAGGACATCCATCAGAAGATGATTCAACTTATTCAACTGAGCTTCGACTTGATGAAACTGCTCGGTGAGTTCCTAGTGAAAGGCAAAAGTGGGTCAGCAGCTGACTCTGAGATAAAGACCGAATAATTCTAACACAAGGTCCCCAGATAACGGCAAGTAGGAGCAGGGAACACTGTATATATTCAGGGTATTCtagcttgttctttctcctggccCCCAGAGAGGCTGCAATTCACCCTTAGGAACTGCAAGAGGGAACAGAAAAATCTACTTCTATGTCCTGCTGCTGTGTTtctggggaaaggggtagagagaagcagcgagacagtggatagagcacgggcctgggagtcagaaggactcaactctgacacttgtctgctgggtaaccttgggcaagcagttgcttcccggtgcctcagttccctcatctgtaaaatggggattaagactgtgagccccacgtggaacagagattgtgtccaacctgattagagttacctacccaagcacttagaagagtgcttgacacatagtaagcacttaataccatcatcatcatcatcatcatcattaaagaagaagtagcatgggcttagtggatacagcctggtcctgggagtcagaaggacctgggttctaatcccggctctgccacttctctgctatttgaccatgggcaagccatttcacctccctgggcctccattccctcatctgtaaaatggggattaagactatgagccctctgtgggacagggattgtttccaacctgatgaactcgtgcctaacccagcactaagaacagtgctcggcacatactaagcacttcacaagaGCCATTAGAGAGGGGGCAAGCCACCCCACAAAAGCTCTGGTGGGCCAGGCCCCTTGCCAGGTTCATAGTTAAGCACTCACCGGACTACTAAGCAGAAGCTGATTTCCTCCACCGTACAAAGGTTCACAGAGCATTTCTACACCAGAATTCAGCTTGGCCAGGAACAGGGCCTGCTCCCGAGCCGATACCGTAAACTCATCCTGCACCGAGGAAACATCCTGCTTTAACTTCCGAGCCACTCCCTCCAGACCTTCGTATGTTCTGAACAACTGCTGTTTCTTATTTTCCCCTTCCAAGAGCTGATAGAGTCtaaaaatgtagaaaaaaaaaaccaaaactcaaaACTTACAGGGAGGAGATTCCAAAACCAACCTGAAAAAAATCAGaactctaggttgtaagcttgttgtggatggggaatgtgtctgtttattgtattgtactccctcaagggctcagtacagtgctctgcacacagtaagtgcttaataaatacaactgactgactgaaggaccaGCATGTTGCATCACCCTTTTAAAAACTTGCCCACTAATTAATCCAACTAAAAATCAGACCAATTGAAGTTCATTCCAGAGACACAACATTGCTACTTCTCAGGTAGGGTTCACTCTTCTAAATAACCACTACATTTGAATCTCATTCCCccttcacatttttttttccctctcagctACTAAGGGAAAATGTTCTGTTAAACAATTTGCCAAGTTTGGAAACAGTGGTTACTACTGTAAAGTTCACCAAATCCTCCTTTATCAAGATAAAATGTGGAAAGTGATCCAAGATTCTTTTCACCCAATGGAAAAAGAGTATCaaaaggtattgattgagcacttactgtgtactaaatgcttgcaagagtataacacgacaatataacaaacacatttcctgcccacatcaagcttatggtcattctagaggggaaaaaagacattaatattaatcaattacagatatggactaagtgctgtagggctagggGTGGGGATGGTAAATAAAGGGACCGAGTCAAGGCAAAAGAATACAGCCCTGTTTCTATTTTGCCTGCTCTGCCCTCTCAACAGAAGAAAAGCAAGCTCCCCAAGCAAGGTTGAATTGTTCTGTGAAAATAGAGTACTAAGCTAGCAAGTGCTAAAGGAAATATAATTCATGGTAATCAATTGCCATGTAatcaatttgtggtatttgttgagcgcttcctgggtacaaggcactgtactaagcccttgggagagtgcgaatctacagtgaacttacagtcttcacAGAGCGTACGACCCCCCCAAAATCaaacaaaataatatttttaaataatagttcattgttgtggacagggaacatgtccaccaactctgttatactgcactctcccaagggcttcgtacagtgctctgcacacagtaagcactcaaataccactgactactgTTAACTTACATGACCAATGTTCCAGTAACAAAATGTACTGGGTTTAAATTGAATATTAACACGGATACACACTACAGACATGAGATGTCCTCACCGGCATGAAAATTCAATATCGCTAGCGTGCAAAGGCCTTAAAAGGAGAGAGCTGCAATGGGaaagaagagtaaatgagggggaaaaaaatgggaatggagttatggaaaaggggaggagggaagggtggaaaagAAGACGACAAAAGAAAAGTGCTATCTTGGAAGAATACCGCTGAGTAGCTATATCCTTTGAATCAATAGTACTCCGTGGCTTTGGATATTGAGATAGCGATGTGTCGGCGAGCATTTCTGATCTCTGGGACAGCGCTGCGTTACTCTGCCTAAGCTCCTGGACTAAGCTCTCCAGTTGGCGGTGAATGTCTCGGTGCTTCCGCGATTCGATTTCAAAGGCCAGCTGCAACAGTTCAAATGATGCCTTCTGCTTGATCAACTGAGAGCACACCAGATCTTGTCTGGAGGCATAGTAGTCTTGTCTGGTAATCTGGAGATCGAAATCTCCTTTAACGACCGGCATATTCAGGAATTGGGTGTCCTCCTTTATCAAGTCGGGTAGAGTCTTGCTATTGATTTGGGAGATTTGCCCCTCGAGTTTTGAAATCTCATCATTCAAGTCAGAAATTTTAGCTTCAAGGTGCTCTTTGACAAAAGTCTGCCCAAAGGAAAGAGAATCACGTAAGAACAGATGTGAGCTTTAGAAACCCAACAGTTTTTACGAGTTTTCCCAAATTCCAATTTCCCTAATACAATCACAGAGTAGGAAAGGACTTTAAAGAGATAGAAATTCCCTGAAGTCACCTATTTGTTGGGCATATTCCCCAAGTAATTAGTGGTTTGCAACAGGAGACACTCAACCAACATTGCTCTCGATTTGGGTTTTAATTTAACTGATTCAAGTCTCAGACTTTGGATTCTGCAGAAATCACAAAAAACACAAATTCTATATAGAAAAGAGGGCAGTGTCATTTCACTGAAGTGACCCACTCTCTTTGTAAAGCTAAGCGATGCATGATATTCAGAagtggaagcagagaagcagcatggcctagcggatagaacaagggcctgggagtcaaaaggtcctgggttctaattctgaccccaccacttgtctggtgggtgactctggacaagtcacttcatttttaagtgcctcagttacctcatttgtatgaGCTGAGGATTGAGACCCCATGTGGGGTGTGAACTGCATtctactgattagcttgtatctaccccagtgcttaattcagtgctcagcacataggaggtgcttaacaaataccatttaaaaaacggAAGTCTCAAAGAAAGTGATAATATTCTTGTTAATACGCAAATTCTGAGACCGTTCTTTACGTAAGACCTGCAGGTAAAGGGGAGTCTAGGAGCAGAGCTTGCAGTTCACTAAACCTTCTTAGCTATTATGATCactgagaggaaaggggcagtCCAAGGGAGGCATATAAAATAGCATTTCTTGGTTGACTTAAAGAAGGGTTGGGATAGATCAGTCAATGGCACTGATGGAGCACTTtttatgggcaaagcactatactaagtgcttggaagaatacaacagaattggtagacatgttccctgcccaaaaggaggtcacggtctagagaggaggTTACCACGAAGAGTGGAAAGAACAAGCATGAACACATGAATCCGACGCATCTTATTGTTCCTCTGCCCACAGAGATTACAGGCAAAACATTTcccaaagaaaaatgattttcaaaataCACACCCGAGCTAACGAAGTGACTTCCACCTGAAACTTCTTGCTACTGGAAGTCATCACTTGCCTTACCTTGCTACTCAGGGTGTGAAGATTGTCTTCTGCCCACTGTATAGCCGACCTGATGCTGGAATTCCTGGCTTTCAACCAGACTACCTGATGTTGAGCGCAAGCGTAAGCCAGCTGCAGCCTCGTCATCTCCTCTCCAACGCCGCTGTCGCCCTGAACGGTTTGGGTGTGCAAATCTACCAGCTGAAAGTTTTCTTCATTGGAATTTTCAACTACTTCACATATACCTTGAAAGAACTGCTTTCTGGTATAGGAGGTGAGCGCGGCTGTGCTCTGTTCTTGCTGGCTCATGTAGTTTTCCAAGGCGAGCTGACACAAAAACACAGGCGGGCTGGTCCCTTCTCCTGAAAAGCTGAAGAAGGACATCAGCTCCTTCACTCCCTCCACCAGCCTTTGAAGTTCATTACTGATCTTGCTACTGGCAGAACTCAAGTGTGCCTGGGTCTCTTTCATGTGTCTGGaggtttcctcttctttcacgcTTAATCTCAGCGATCGGTGGCTGTTTGCCGAAGCCAGCAGTTGCAGTTTATTCCGTCGCTGAAGTTTGAGGGATTTTAATTTCTGCAGGGCCTGAAGCTCCTTCTCTAGTTTTACCAACTCTACCTCTTCCACATCAGATGTCTGCAAGGCAGAAGTTTTGCAAGTTTTAAGGACTTCGTCCAAACCCTGGTCTTCCAAGATGGACTGGCCAGATTTCTGTAGGGCCTCGAAAGCCTGCAATTCTTTTTCGGACAGTACATGCTGATCGCTCACATTTTCACAGAACCACTCCAAAAATGATTTATCTTCTCCCATCTCAAACAACCAGTCAAAGTCTTCTCCATTGAGAGCATCAGCTTCGGGATAACCAATTTTGTGTAAAGTTTCCACAAACTTATTTCCACAATTCATGACTATGGCCAAAACTTTTCTGGATCAATATTGGCTTTTATAATTTCAGTTTCAGAAAAAAAACTAAGTCCGAGGAAAATTGAGCTTATttaaaaatgtatatatttttgCTTCTCACATCAAGACAGCAATGAGCTTCCctagaaaaattttaaaaaaggcattAGGACCTAAATAAGGAGTTTGAATTATATATCAGTGACTTTGAAACTTATCTACAAAGATGTTATAAGATGCTTTTTACGCATGTCAGAGGTGCCCCTGTTCCTTCAAGGTACTGCCCCGAGAGTTCAGATACACATTTCTACCATTGTCAATCATTCAGAGTTCTTCGTTTCCAAAGTTAAAAAAGGGATAATGCACTGCCATCTCTTCATGGAGATGCATTGATAATTCATATAAAAAATGGGTTTCCTCAGAAAAGTCTCTACATACACAAGGCATTATCAGTTTTTTTAATATACAATATTGTTTAAGTACTTGCTGTAGATAtaggctactcaggttggacactgcccatgttctacgtgaggctcacagtcaatccccattttacagatgaggtaacaggcacagagaagtaaatgacctgtccaaagtcacacagcagacaagtggcagagcctggattagaactcaaatccttctgactccaaggcctgggatcttcccactaggcttgTAAAATGCAATAATCATATCCTTATTTTAAACTCTTGTAAGTAAGCACAACCGAATCAAAGACTGCTCGGCATGGGGCAGTCAAAGCTAAGGCATTATATATGTTAGAGACACACCACATACTACTGACCAAACAGAAGGGGAAGCTACAGCCTGGGTAAGAAGGGAACTGGATATTTTGAAGAACCTCCTGTAGGACAGAGAAGAATACCACAGCTACAGAACAAGGGCACGCAACCCAAAAGCTCCAGCTACAAAGCTTAAAAAGACAATAAATCTACAATTAGCCACACCTTTCATCCAGAGCACCTACCAGAAGACCCGAAAGGCCGGAAAACTATTCAGCTGCATTTAGATGTGAATATCAAAGAAACTAAGATCCCTTTggattctcccaggtgctcaactCAACAAACACCGCTGAttgatatgcaaaatggggacagcTGAACAACTTACTGTCTATAGGAACAACTGCAAGTAGTTTTCAATCGGCCGTTCAATGGGATCAGTCGAGTAGGtctgctctgcagagcactgtactaagcgcttggtcaaGTGAAATAGTTTAgtgctctcaagaagtttacaatctcggCCTCATCCTCATGCCTTTTGCCAACTGCAGGGATAATTCTAGGGTAAAGCTGAACAAAATTTGCAACTATGGACATGGTTCTTTTAGCCCAACCTCCACACGTacatgtaagttcgttgtgggcagggaatgtgtccattacagtgttatattgtactctcccaagtgcttagtacaatgctctgcacacagtgcccaggagatatgactgactgacttgggctCGCATCCGTGGTCACCTACTAGCTTTGACACTGCAGTAATTCTAATTTCAAGCAAGATCAAAGATGTCTCAGGGCAACAGGGTTTCCAGCTCACCAACACTGCacgggtaaaaaaaaaaattgcatcagTGTCCTTGCTAAATCCCCTTaaacttatgtccacatccttgtcttctatttcccctatcatttattttaatgtctgtgtcccccacaaACCCGTGGGcatcttgagggcaagaatcgtgTCTATCAAATCAACTGTATTCtgccaaacactaagtacaatgctctgcacacagtaaatgttccataaataccaatgatgaattaatcctggttccaccatttgcctgctgtgtagccttggacaaatcactttagttttctgtgccccagtttcacgTGTAAAATACTGTGAAATCTAGAGAGGTGCCTTCCTGCCTGTATCCAGTTTGTAAACTGTTACTGGACGAGGCTTGCGCTTCCAAAATATTGGCAGCCCCAAGAGGTTACCTTAAGGACGTAAGGTCCAAGACCGTACGCtccacttgtggacagggaaagtgtgggTAAGGGAAACAAATTtcagctcagtggtatttactgagcgcttactgtatggacagcacaatacagtagagtcggtagacaccttccctgtccacaaagagcttggtCAGTCGAGAGAGAGAGGAGCTCTTAGCATCTGCAGAGGAGGTCTTAGGGTTGAGAGAAGAACTCAATCTACAGTCCGCTCCTGGCTTTCCTGGGATAAGTCAGTGTGCAAGTACTGAAGTTAAAAGAAAAAGACCAAAGAGGGGACTTACCTTCCAGTACCTTCACCTTTAAGCCTAATGCTAGGCCTGGCTCTAGAGAgggcttctcttcctctttatggccgccccctcctcctctatccTAATTCCCCCACCAGGAGGGAACCCCCTGATAAAGCCGGTGTGAATGTAGCCAACTTCACACTAGCCTCCAAATTAGCCTGGAGACACAGGGCAGGGAAACCACATTTTTTCAGAACCCACCCTTCCCTAGGCTTAAACCGGAAACAGAGGCTGAACTTTAAATTGGTGCAAACTCAACCGCTAAGATTATGTCAGGAAAAAGTCTCACCATAACTCAAGCTGCTTGAAGCGACCACTTCTGTTGCCCTCAACTTTCTTGAATTTCATCCAGTGTGACAAAACTATGTTATTTCATTGTTTTTGCCTCATCAtcactccttttttccccactgacggtaaactcactgtaggcagggaaagtgtcaaccaactctgttgcactgtactctccccaatgggtggtacggtgctctgcacacaataaatgctcaataaattaaataatAACTGATGCAACATGTCTATTCATTCTggccatattctcccaagggcttattagtgctctgcaaataatggACACAGGtattcaatgagaagcagtgtgacctagtggacagagcacgggcctcgaggtcaaaaggaactgggaccattcattcatttattcattcaaccgtatttattaagcatttattgattagcttggacctaccccagcacttagaacaatgcctgacatttagtaagcgcttaagaaacgccagaaaaagaaagcacaggcctgccaGGCagaagtttgtgggttctaatcccagctctgccacttgtctgttgtgtgatcttgggcaagtcacaaaatcgcctagaacagtgcttggcacataataaacgcttaacaaataccattaaaaaaaatttccctgtgcctcagttcctcacctgtaaaatggggaggcgcttaacaaataccatttttaaaaaataggccTGTAGACTGTTTTGGAGCCACCATGCCATTTCCAGAGCTTTTATGCTGCTGATTCTGAATTTActataataaaatataattatattacaattcaaatataataatggtggtatttgttaagcgcctcctatgtgggaggcactgttctaagcgctggggggtggggatataaagtgataataataatgttggtatctgttaagtgcttactatgtgcagagcactgttctaagcgctggggtagagacagggcaatcaggttgtcccacgtgaggctcacagtcgtcatccccattttactgttaatccccattaagacggggttcaccgtcttaattcccattttgcagatgaggtcactgaggcccagagaagcgcagtgacttgcccaaagtcacccagctgacaggtggaggcggcgggattcgaacccacgacctcggactcccaggcccgggctctttccactgagccccgctgcttcgcagtaagcgcttaacaaatagcattattactgagcgctcactgggggcacagcactgttctaagcgcttgggaggacgaTTATAAAATGGTCGTTTCCATTTCACAGTGAATATAGATTTTCTCCGGAACGTCCTGCCTTGGGCCCTCAGCTGGTACCTTAAGGCAGCCATAAAagaggcgcattccctgcccccagcgagcttacggtgtgagggaaagaggggcgtcggggcaggtagtaagcacttaataaataccattattattattaatattcacggGGGGGTGCGGGGGCGGCACGCACCTGGTTAAACACCTCGCCCGCACCCTCGCAGACGTCGAGCTGGTCCTCCTCGTCCGCCATTTTCCCCGGGCCGCCGCCTCGGCCAAAGCCCCGGATGGAGCGGCGAGGCCCGCGTGACGTCACTTCCGGGTTCCCCTTCGTCCGCCATTTTCCCCGGGCCGCCGCCTCAGCCAAAGCcccggatggagagcggggggggagggggggcgtggCGTCACTTCCGGGTTCCCCTGTGGGGGGCGCGCGGGCACGCTGAGGCGGGGCCGCGCAGCCAACCCCTTCAAGGGTGATGATGGagctatttgctaagctcttactatggccaagcactgttctaatcgctggggtagatagagggtaa
This window encodes:
- the HAUS3 gene encoding HAUS augmin-like complex subunit 3 — encoded protein: MNCGNKFVETLHKIGYPEADALNGEDFDWLFEMGEDKSFLEWFCENVSDQHVLSEKELQAFEALQKSGQSILEDQGLDEVLKTCKTSALQTSDVEEVELVKLEKELQALQKLKSLKLQRRNKLQLLASANSHRSLRLSVKEEETSRHMKETQAHLSSASSKISNELQRLVEGVKELMSFFSFSGEGTSPPVFLCQLALENYMSQQEQSTAALTSYTRKQFFQGICEVVENSNEENFQLVDLHTQTVQGDSGVGEEMTRLQLAYACAQHQVVWLKARNSSIRSAIQWAEDNLHTLSSKTFVKEHLEAKISDLNDEISKLEGQISQINSKTLPDLIKEDTQFLNMPVVKGDFDLQITRQDYYASRQDLVCSQLIKQKASFELLQLAFEIESRKHRDIHRQLESLVQELRQSNAALSQRSEMLADTSLSQYPKPRSTIDSKDIATQRLYQLLEGENKKQQLFRTYEGLEGVARKLKQDVSSVQDEFTVSAREQALFLAKLNSGVEMLCEPLYGGGNQLLLSSPELTEQFHQVEAQLNKLNHLLMDVLADVKAKRRILETDKLQQMERHLYIYFFQDEEHLTDVVKSLEHQSRIKSIGLEG